GACTGAACGTGACTGATGGTAACATAACGTGACATGTCATGTGCTTTCGTGCATTCGTCCTGTCCACCTACAAAATTTAGGGAAATAGCGGACGCGCTCGACGCGTCTCCCTCTCAGTCACCCCACTTGCCAAGATTACCGTCACAACTGGCACATTGTCTTCTCAACCACTGTGAAACGCAACTTTTATTGGGGGCGAACTCGCGATGACTAGGTACAGGTACAGGTTCTTTTACCGCGTGGAGGACGAAGATTCTCAGGCAGTTACAATCCTGGGGGAGGGAATATCGGCCATGGGGACAGCCAGGATCGACTTTGGTGCCATCTACGGGCGGGAAACAGAGGTGCTTCGGTGGAATCTTGAACAGCACCTGCACTGGAATAGTGATTACAGGTCGCCATTCATTTCAGCATACGAGGACGAAGATGTCGCATTCGATATTGCATATGgacgcaagaagaaggggaagaatCGTGTGAGCGTCACGGTGATTGACGTTTCCAGGGTGTATGGTGAGGTGGAATTTCGCGAGATGCGCCCTCTTGCGAAGCGTTTGGGTATCTGGATTCCGGAAAAGGCATACAACAACTCGAAGCATGAATGGGTCTTCTTACATGACATACCTGACGATGCCATAGTTGATGTTCATGATATTTAGCATAGTGCAGACTAGAGTAGTCAAGTGGTCACAGCAATGGGGCATGACCATGTGGGTGGGGATGGTGGCAGATGCCAACGTAGCCGATAGTCCAACATATCAGGCAGACAGATGGTTGTCAATCGTGGCTCAACCCGCGATAGAGCTAGCAGAGTAGTGCGAAGTATACTTAGTCGAATAGAAGGAGGTTTTTTAAATTATGCTAGCGACATGCCTTAGAGTCTCTGTGAGCGCTCACTAAAGTCATGAGCTTGTATATAACCCAAGTGCCCCGCCATATTCCACTACGTACGTCTAACCTCAGACTTTGGGGTCCGCTCTCGTCTTAATACCAACAGCGCTTGCTCTCCCCATTATCAAAGCCTCAAGCCCTTGTACTAACTAACCTCTTTCGTGTCCGGTTCTAGTCCATGACTGCAATGAAGGCAACACGACGCGTCGAATGAGTCGCATAGATCTCCTCGATGGTTATGGTGCGTAAGCAGTCGGGCTTGTTCGTGTTTATTGAAGTAAGCAGGGCCGAGTTAAAGAGGCTGGAAATCAGGAATTTCAGGCATCCTTTATGTTCCTTTTTGTCAAAAGGAAATCTTTAAATCGTCGTGGTGTTGAATTAAATCTTGCCCTGTCGCGTCGCGCCTCTCCGCCACCACGGGCGCGTTAATTGTGCCCCACTGCCATCCTAAATCCATGAAAATTAAATTCATTATGCAGCCACATCACACGGAACGTCATCCGTGATTACAGATTTATACTAAGTTTAGTCTGTGCAAGTGATGAAGCCTACGGCGCTGTTGTTCGACTTTTCACGGTCTCCAAGTGACCAATTTGTTTACCCTCTTACCTCTATTTTACTTCAATTTTTGTGAACCTTGTTTATATGCGCTTCAGTCCAACAAAAATGGACATTGAGACCTACAATGATAGCAAGTCCTTGGAGACTGTACCTATCATGCTGGAACAAAACAGTTTGGAAGAGCTGCTCAGTATTTCAGCAACGCAGCGCAGCAACTTGCGCACAATCATCATGTGCACATATCACGTTTCGAGGAACcacgacgaagacgatggcaTTACTGACACCAATAACTATAGTAACGGCGACAGTGACACTGAGTATTTTGATGCCGAGCGCAACGATGTTCCCACGACCGCAAGCATGGATCAAGGTGCTTATTGGAGCTGTCTGCTAGGTCAGGAAGCCTTCACCAGAGGCCTCGACGTATCCTACTTGACTTTAGCTTTGAGAAAGCTCCCTGACTGCCAAAAGATTTGCATCAGCGACGCATACTTGCCTTGGGGTTCGGCACAACTAGAAGAGAGGATCGGAACCCAACTATGCAAAGGATTCGACCAGGACTCACCGTACAGCAAACGTTTTGTAACACGCGTATTGAGGACGACATTGATCGTAATCTCCATAAGCGGCATTCAAGTGACAGAACTCGACATCAGTCTCGGTCTCACCGGCGGCCGAGGCAGTCACTCCATGACTGACGATATCCTTCACCTTCCCAAAAACTATCAACCATTGATGGACCATGGTTTTCCCAACATAAAAACATTAAAGCTAGTTGTGAACACGCAGGACGACGAGTATTGGGATAAGAATGTCTCTTCATTTATTGAACTTTTCCCAAATTTATCGCATTTTCGATTGCATCTAGCCGATCGTGGCAGTAGTGTCGAATTCCCATACCTTACCGAGGTGCTGGAAAGGTTATCCTTACAGGTATTTGAACTAGTCAATTGCTCAACTACACAGGAGAACCTGATGCCTCTGCTGCTCTGTCACCAGGCGACAGTAGAGAAGGAGGCGGCACTAGAGAAAATCATTCTTAGAGATGTCAATATCGAACAAGGCAAGAACGGGACGTGGAAATGGGTGAAAAACCATCTGCGAACCGAGCTTCCAAGATGTTCGCTAGAACTGCGACATTGTCTAGTTGCAGGAAAAGTTCCTACGATGCCTATAACTGTATGGCATGAACtctaaaaaaaaaaattatgTCTATAGCGTTATACTCGCTCAGATATAATATAGCAACACGATTTCGTTCTGCGAGCATTGAGCTATAACATTAGTGCTCCTCGTTAAAAGGTTAACGAAATGCTCTCCGCAAGCCGCATCGACGTGACCCACTCGACATTCATCTAGGCCCTCAACACACGGTTGTTAAACTAAGAGGTTCAGTAAAACGTGGTCGGCAAACCTGCGGCAGTAATAGCCCATTGGCATTATATTAAATTAATGTAAGACTAATGTGCAGACTAGACGAGGgggccatcaccatcacgtCTCAATCTCACTCTAGTCAAAATTTCTATTAATACGACGTATGTTACTATactgtcggataaaactgcctctgttgatagaacaagcaaacttggtgtaattgcTGGGTTTCATACTGTCGGTTATCATGACTAAACTTAACCGGAAAATAGTTTCGGACGAAgggaagttttctagtattaaaaaggcagctgcagacagagtctgcagcacgAGGAAAAACATGAATAATAATTTTGAAAaagagcttagttaacaatgaggCTCATAACGTGACATATACAGTATGTGCCATTCGACCTTGACGATAAGCGATCTGGTTAATGTCACATCTTATGTGTCAACAGTCCCTGCGAGTTCATCCCATAGCTCTAAGCTGTCAATTTCGGACTCAGCTTCAGACTGGGGCTCCCCCTCAGATTGGCTGTCCTCCCCAACAAATAGCTGTGAGCCTGTTTCCGCCTCATCCATATCCTCAGCCAAAATTTGCCTTTCCGGAGGCTCCGTTTGTGCCAAAAACTGTCGTAAGAGTGATGGAGACTGGGTTGTCAATTCCACTGCTTCGGCTTTAGCTTCTAAATGACTGGGAATGTCGTACTGGTGtccgtcattgtcaagctgGCGCCTCGCCCACTTAAGCCGCTTCTTGACTCCTTCCGTGAGACCTGGACAGAACCCTTTTTTCTGAACAAACTCACCACGGCATCTCTCGTGGGTAGCAAAATCGTCGGCGTACTTAAAAGAGAGTCGGATCCGGCCTTAGCGACAACTGCCGGCGGTAGTGGAACTCGGAATGCATCTGCCGTTCCCAGCTGCCACGGTACGATGTAGTCAAGCTGATCCTCGTTACCCCAGTTTGGGCCCGCTAATAGAGTCATTCGTCTCAGCGCCCGTCGGCAATGATCGTTCACCACTTCCCTGCTATTGGATTGCAAGTCTTCCGTTCGATCCATTATACAAAGCCAGTGCTGATGAACAACTCGTTCTAAGTCTTGGAAGCGGATCGCTGTCAGTATTCTCGGAGCTTCAGATTGCATACACTCCACGCGAAAGTCACGATTATCTTCGGGCGGCGAGAAGTACGGCGCCCAGTACTGCATCTGGAAAAAACTTGGCTTTCCATGGTACCATGTCCGAGGCGTGCGACTTGTACCAACTTCTTTCGCCTGGTTGCAATTGAAGGTCACCATTACAGAGCGACCGAGAAAAGGTTTGATCTGCTGCTCAAATCGCCCCGCATAAGCCCTGATAGGGTACCATATTCTCCTAAATGTCCTCAAAACTTTAAGGAAATGAATTTTGTTCCATTTGGGTTTTGCAGGTCGGAAAAAAACCTCACGATCCAAGAAATCCGTCCAATTATGTTTCGGCGGTTGATACTTGCGGGTGGTCATCCAACATGGGAGCTCCATTGGTATGTGCGTGCtaccatcatcttcgtcaggAACAACTTTGGCGTAAACAGTCCAAGCTTCCTGGTAGATCTCTGTTCCGGGCCAGTCACGAATACATCCAATTCGCGAATCGCCCGGACCATTCGCGAACGGCCCAGGCCAACCACGAATATCCACATCCGTGACTGGCCCGGGCCAACCGCGAATACCAACTAGTGGTGTGAGGCCAGATTACCTCTCTGGCTTCCTGACCTTATCATAATCTGCTTCCTGTACTTTCATGAAAGAAAAGTCAAAATGGAGCCTGAAATTGCTCCTATTAATCCATTTCCAAATGATGTTCGTAGCGCATTTAAAGCATATATTCAGAACCCAACATAGACTAACAGGGAGCGCATTGATTATACCAAATGGCGGGAGCTGCATATCTTGCTTGACAATCCCGGCCGGAAACCACGGAGCCAAGCTGAATCTCGACTTAAGCATAGGGCTTTCTCTGAATTTgaactcatcaacaatcgGTTACTTCGCAAACCAGATTCCAAGCACCCAGAGCCACGATATGTGGTGCCTGAGAATGAAACTTTTGATACAATTGCCAACCAACACTTACAGCTACTtcatgctggaaagaatAAAACCTGCGAAGCAGTGCAGCAAAGATTCTATGGTATAACGCGTGCAGACGTCGAATTTGTTATCAAGCGTTGCAAGAACTGCGCACTAAATCGCCCAGCTGCTACAAAGGCGCCATTAGTTCCTATTGTCACAAAGCCGGGCTTGGGAGCGTGTTCAAGCTGATCTAATTGATATGCGCCATGAACCATCAGGTCAATACAAATGGATACTACACATCAAGGATCACTTCTCCAAGTACAGTCAGCTGTACCCATTAaaagacagtctttaatcggacgcacccaaatctctattcggacgcacccccccacattcagccacagcagtctccgataatgtcccggtcaaatttgctgcaagtgatatctccagtatttccaccataccaacaactacttACAGTGCCTGAGTAGTATTTTGCTACCACCCCAGGGTGACTTCCTACCTTAATCCGTTGCAACTACAATgctatcaccaaccttttccttttccttccactttttctgtcccttcgcaagcaaaatcttcGTTATTTTATGGTCCTCCTCTACATCtggagaatgatgctgtttagCTGGATTATTCCCGCCCCTGTGTccctttgcctgttgacgagtatCTCGAGTTGTGACTCTAGCAGAAACTTTACTCCGTtttcgccgaggctgttgttggtctggtaggtcggctgcgtcttcctcgtcaagagttgACCCtagctcgaattgagagtagTTCCGACGTGCTGATCTCTTAACGCCACTTCGTGTTGACCCTTGaggcgcaagttgatgatcggGAATCGCAcgttcgttgccaaatggttcgccattttgtGGTCGTCCCTTGGGTATTCCCATCGGAGGACGCTGTacctgaagaagaggatcgtcaatttctcgagatcgtttgatgtgccaaaatggatccaagtcttccctcTTCAGTGGCTTATCTTGATCAGCTAACCTGAGGAGCAtgtgagcacaaggcaagccgtaTTGAGCCTTAGTAGAGCCTGTACACGCTAGTaaaggcttcttggagatctggCCTGATTCCATAAGCCTGTGGATCTCGTTGAGTTGGTCTAGTGCCCAACGAGTGACACTTAaaggcagctggccaagccactctcttcctgaGAACTGGTTccgaatggtggtgtttgcttgttgtattttgtctttatatAGCAGACGTTTATCCACTGTCTGACTAGCTGTggcctcttcgacatcagGGAGGTCGGACCGAAGGGATAGGTTGTAGGTCTTCAGAGAATGATGGTTTGACTCGGCCGGTGCTGTCGTAATCAAACCGAAGTTCCGATAATGGCGAGTATAGCAGCatgcccattctttcttcaaaggtAAATATGTGCTCTTGAGATAACTCAGAATGCGCTCCTGGTGTTCAAAGgtctcttgaagttgcccATGCTTGattgaactcgtcctccgATCTGCTAAATACCATATGTCTCCAGAGGAGGTACAGACCAGCTCGAGTTTTTAATACTCGTTTGGGAACagggccaagtttggaatcctTCATATCTTTAACGTTGACATTCCCACGTTCCATCTCTTGAATGTCAGCAgtatctgcattgtcactATCGCTATCTGTCTCAGAGCCATcggttttcttccaccacttcttaATAGATAAGAccacattgctgttgatatggaagacacatagctgaagttgcgcattaggaaatatttgccgtgctgcagcacgcaGCTGGTCGTCCTTATCCGTGATAATAACTTTTGGCGGCGCGATGTTGCctgcttgttggaatctcgacagctgttggaggaaccacTCATAAGTAGCAACTTGTTCGTTATTAAGAAGGCCATAACAAATTGGCATGGACGTCTTCTCCGACGATACAGTTACGACAGTAACCAAAGGCATTTTATAGCAGTTGGTCTTATATGTAGCGTCAAtctggagacatgacgagaattgtTGCCACATCTTTCCCCCTTTATGATAAGCCCAAGCGGCATTTCGAAAACGGAACTCATCATGAATCCAGTCTAAGCCCCATATCCAGACTCTCTTCGACTCAGAGAGCGTCCGTACAAAGTCATTGGCGGGGCCGTAGCCTTgacgtttggcttggttgactttccatcgccagttatATATATCCGTCCTGCGAATAGCAATCTGAGgccacttttggcacagTTGCTTGTGAACGGATCGAGAAGagatcgtcttgtcaagacaaagatctTTCAGGAGGTTCATTTGTTCGTCTGTTAACTTTCTCCATTGGTAGTGCTCGGTGAGGCCTTGTGATGGCCCGTGGTCTCGATGAAGGGAGCTGACAACTCTCATGGACCAttcgtagttgttggcatggagggaCTGAACGATAACTTTGAACGGGCagttggcggccaacttcgTTGTATTCGTGTTCCGTATTTTGGCGATTGACTCTCTGGGCTTATAATACCGACTCTtatcacagacaagctcacattTTATTGTTCTAGTCTTCGCCTTATTCTTTTGACTTCGTATCGTGATGAGGCCCATCCGATTCTGAACACAAAACTCCTTtaggctgtcgaggagcaactcAAGAGACTCATAAGTTGTTGTTAGAAGAGAAGAGTCCGATGGAAAGACCGCCTC
The genomic region above belongs to Pochonia chlamydosporia 170 chromosome 2, whole genome shotgun sequence and contains:
- a CDS encoding transposase (similar to Metarhizium robertsii ARSEF 23 XP_007817108.2) — its product is MLIRSVLNTIALQAVDKTLLMLAMAHPPGFPEPSETLPVDSADESISDSDECNEIDESEDWNGEPWEAVFPSDSSLLTTTYESLELLLDSLKEFCVQNRMGLITIRSQKNKAKTRTIKCELVCDKSRYYKPRESIAKIRNTNTTKLAANCPFKVIVQSLHANNYEWSMRVVSSLHRDHGPSQGLTEHYQWRKLTDEQMNLLKDLCLDKTISSRSVHKQLCQKWPQIAIRRTDIYNWRWKVNQAKRQGYGPANDFVRTLSESKRVWIWGLDWIHDEFRFRNAAWAYHKGGKMWQQFSSCLQIDATYKTNCYKMPLVTVVTVSSEKTSMPICYGLLNNEQVATYEWFLQQLSRFQQAGNIAPPKVIITDKDDQLRAAARQIFPNAQLQLCVFHINSNVVLSIKKWWKKTDGSETDSDSDNADTADIQEMERGNVNVKDMKDSKLGPVPKRVLKTRAGLYLLWRHMVFSRSEDEFNQAWSTYLPLKKEWACCYTRHYRNFGLITTAPAESNHHSLKTYNLSLRSDLPDVEEATASQTVDKRLLYKDKIQQANTTIRNQFSGREWLGQLPLSVTRWALDQLNEIHRLMESGQISKKPLLACTGSTKAQYGLPCAHMLLRLADQDKPLKREDLDPFWHIKRSREIDDPLLQVQRPPMGIPKGRPQNGEPFGNERAIPDHQLAPQGSTRSGVKRSARRNYSQFELGSTLDEEDAADLPDQQQPRRKRSKVSARVTTRDTRQQAKGHRGGNNPAKQHHSPDVEEDHKITKILLAKGQKKWKEKEKVGDSIVVATD